CGCCGCTTCGAACGTTCTTGCACAGGCAGCCGCATACACTCTCTCCAACAACGTCATCGGCACCCTACGGTACGAGGTCGCAAACGGTTGCATCTCAAGCGCAGCAGTCGCTGCTTGTCCGAAGTTCTCGGCTGCCCGGTCAAACCAACGGCGGGAGACCTCGATTTCTCCGTTATACACGTGACAAATAGACAATCTTTGACATTTAGCTGCGACGCCGCGATACGACGAGGCAATCCTGTGATCGACGACATCGCCCCTCTGGAGGCGGTCCAGCCGCTCTTCGACCCGCGAGGGCGTCGACTCGATGATTCCTTGCACTTGTTTTCGCTGGCTCTCTGTGAGGGATATCATGAAGTGGGTTCACCTGCTTGGAGTTCGACGGCCGTTACCTGATCGGCCCCAACGATGCCGGGGATGCTGATGTCGTACTCGGACTACTTAGCTGTCTAAACGTTCGATCGTTTAGCTCTTTGATGTGCTTGCTCGAACGAGTTCCATTGGTATGAATTCACTTTCGAGCTGGATTTCGTATCCTTTCCAGAGAGTGATAATGAGTAGAGCGGTCGCTTGTGGGGCCATAACACGTTCGACAACATTCTCCTCATTTGAAGATTGAGAATGGTATTTCAACATAATACGTATTCCTTTTTGTATTTGGTCGACATCTTTGTCTCGAATACCGCATGTAAAGGTTAAGATTGCCTTGCCGTATAGAGCATGAATCTCTGGTTTTTCTTCATTGACTGCAGCAAGCCCACTAAGCAACCATTCACGAATATCGTCCAAGACAGCGTCTGCTAAACAACCCGAAAAATAATACCGGTCATCGTCAGAGTCGCCTGGTTCGACATCCACTGTTTCAATTATTTTAGTGACTTCTCGAGCGAATTCCTGTACCATGTCCGGATCACCAGCGAGAGAGGCGTTGTACAGGCCACGGGCCAGCGTGAGCGTAGATGGAACTGTCACGTTACTCTCTTCAGCACTTCGTCGATAGTATTCTGCTGCCCTCCGAAAGTGGTCTCGTGCCTGTGCTATCCGATCTACGTATACAGACAATATGACAGAATTAGTATATTTTCTTGCTAGTCCGGAAAAGAATGTAGGGAGGTTTTCTTCGACTTTCTCTTCCTTGTATAACCTTTCGTGTTTCCTAGCCCGGGATTGATATCGCTGAAGCTGTTCGATCGCGCGCTCGTGTTGTTGTTCTGTGAATTCAACCATTGTTCTATTCACTTGCCGCCAATTCGACAACGGTTACCTTATCTACCCCGGCAACGTTCTCGAGGCTGACATCTGTGTCATCACTTTGGGGCTCCTGTAACGTTCTGTGACTTGCTCCATCGACATCTCTCACTAGCACGACCTCCTTGGTGATGCTGTTGGTGGCAATTGCGGTATCTATCTGGTCTACGAGTTCCGAATCGATCTTATTCTCACTTTCCAACTTTTCGAGGCTATTTCTGATCCAGTCATTATGTAGTTGAGCGTCACCGTCGTACGCATCCGTATCCAAGAGACTTTTTCCAACGGCCTCGGTACTGGTCACCGTTTTGGCTTCAACGATGAGCCACTCGTCACTGACACTGTCGTAGGCGATTATATCCGGACCGATTTCGGAGGCGTCACCCTCGTCGAAACCGTCTACGGGCCATTTAACCTCGTAACCCCGCTCTTCGACGAGTTCGACGCTGATGTTCTCACCGAGGCTGCCATCCGTGATATCACTCGGGTTATCAGCATACGTCTGAATCACGGCGTCCGGGTCATCGGCACACAGGAGATTCGTCTCGACGGGATTACTCGTTCGCTCGAACGTCCCGAGGAACGCCTTGTACTCACTCGAGGCAGCGACAAATTGGTCGCGCTCGGTGGAGTCGACCGTCATGTCGACGTCGGCTTCGTCGCGTGCAGCGGGTCTCTTGCTCTAACTCCTCAACGAAGTAATCGACTATCTTATCACCGGTTGTGCGAACGACGATCTGGAGGCTTGCCTCAGCGATTCGGTAGATTTCGTATCGGTGATATGGATCGTTCGTGATGACTTCGTCGGGTTCGTCCTCGATTGTGTCCTCAATTTCTTCTTCGGAGACCTCCTCGTGCTCGTCACGTTCCTGATTGACTTCTTCGCTCGCTTCCTCGGCGACCTCCTCTCTCTCGATAGCCTCTTCAGCGAAAACGAGAGTTCCATCGTAGATCCAGAGGATGACCTCCTGCTCGCCGATCTCGTTGCTTATGACGTACCATCCCTCGCCATCATCGTGGATAATCTCGTCGACGTTTTCGAACGCCTGATCGAGCTCGCTAGCAGTGAGGCCTGTCGTCTCTTCGATGTACGCTTCGCCAAAGCCACGGTCGAACTCGCCCTCGGAATAAACAGCCCCGCTGGGGAGCGTGATCTCGAGGCCTTCCTCCGGAGGCTCCCACTCACCGGCGGGCGGCGTCTTGGGCATCGGCCGCGTGTTCGTGCCGATCACCTCGCCCTCGAGGGTCTTGGCCTCCATCGTGTAGAGGCCGTACGCCGCGAGGGCAGGGGTACCGACCCCGATGACGAAGGGGGCCCCGGCAGCGACCGTGGTGGTGATCGCCGGCGTCGCTACCTTCGTTCCTCCACCGAGGATGACGTGCTTGGGGGTCGCCGTTGGCGCGACTGCTGCGACGATCGCCCCGGTTCTGCCGTCCACCTCGAGCTCTCCGGTTTCGATGTCGAGGCTCGTAACGACGGTATTCTCGTCCTCGTCGGTTACGATCAGGACGACTTCGTCTGCCGTCGGTGCGTTTCGTCTGACGTCTTCACGGGAAAGCGAGAAGTGAGCCGCCTCCCACTCGTCTTCTTGCTCGAAGACGCGTTTCGTCTCGTTCTGCCAGACCGTCTCGCCGTCACAGAGTAGGCAGGTCTCGTCGAATCCCTTCATCACTTCGATCGTCTCGATCTCGCCTGCTGCGCCAGTTGGACGCCCCTCGACTGAGATATATCCCGGCGGAAGGGTCTGTCGAAACGAATGCGTTACGTATGCATCTCCGGCGGCGTCGTTTCCTCGAGCGGCGCCGGGTCGACCGAATCGATGAAGCCGTCACCGGACGTGTCCGCTCGCCACGGATCGGTCCCCCACACCATCACTTCCTCGTAATCCGTGAGACCGTTGTTCGCCGTATCGAGCAGGGCCGGATGCGCAACCGCATCGGTCACTCGAGTCTCCAATTTCGTCTCGCCGTCCTCGGTGAATACCCGGTATTCTACGTCGATCGTCTCGTTGTCCGCTAGCCCGTCGCCGCTGGTGTCTCTCGCAACCGGATCGATGTTGATTCTCGGGAGGTCAGAAAGAGCTCCATAATATCTATCGAATAATCTGGGTATCACTGGGTTCGCTTCGGCAACCGCATCGGGGATTCCATCACCGTTCGTGTCGCGGAGTGTCGGCTCCGTCCGGTTGTCGGCAACCCGTTCGAACGTGTCGGGGAGATCGTCGGCGTCTTCGACGTGATAGTACTCACCACCGGTGATCGACGCGATCTCCTGGAGTTCCTGTTCGTCGATACTGCTCCCCAATCCGACGGTACTGATTTCGACGTCGTTGTCGGCTGCGTCTTCGGCAATAGCGATCGGATCCGGTCCACGATTGGTATACCCGTCGGACAGGAGAATGATCACCGACGACCGGTTCTCCCAGCCGTTCGATTCGAGCTCCTCGAGCCCGATCGTAAGCCCAGCACCCGTGTTCGTTAATCCGCCGGCCGACAGTTCGTCGATGCTGTCGTTGAGCGCATCGTGGTCTGTGGTCAATCCTTCGATGAGTGATGCTCCCGTGGAATAGCCGACGAGCCCAGCCTGCTCGTCTTCGGCCAGGGCAGCGACGAACCGCTGTGTCGCCGTCCGGGCGTTTCGGATCCGCGCCCCACTCATCGACCCACTCTCGTCGACGACGAACACGAAGTCCGCCTTCGCGATCGGTTCGCCGCCTCCGTCGTCGCCGTCTGCGAAGTGGCGATCCTCGAGGGTGATCGTCTCGGTGAGGTAGTCGTCCCATCGCTGCTGGTGGAACACCGAGAAGTACGAGAACGACTCGACCGTGGCCGTTGCCGTCCTCGCCTCCGGATCGATCTCGGTCTCGAGTGGCTCCCAGCCTGACGAGTCGGATTCATCCAGCGTGTACACGCTGAGATTGTCGGTGTCTTCGACGCCGTCAGCGAGCGGGATCGTCACCGTCGCTTCGTCGATCGGGGTACGATTCTCGATGCGGACGACCGGACCTGCCTGGAAGTCGTGGT
This portion of the Natronobeatus ordinarius genome encodes:
- a CDS encoding vWA domain-containing protein, whose amino-acid sequence is MNFTAELLFDGMDRLEALDLEGDAADMRDEAVSSINASTGTYRQATLAESEETFEHLRDAHERLGHLEAETGTDLSDERATLVEASNVSARLEIRTAYETVTDHEFETPGQEQRAESALGNAVDAMERGDSASGKNAILHYRNAWRHADAALDPIADSTEPELTLTEQMAIEQDGTVMTPVLVSVTDVRPYAYEELSVVYDDGETETIDLFADLLPGGSADGVIHVDLGPEVQDRTLTITATSTRHPDRSVEETLILEVDDGDVVPERPAPDEYAEVEIEDEKSGVTVEAGGDGLFHDDVEIADYTPDSDHDFQAGPVVRIENRTPIDEATVTIPLADGVEDTDNLSVYTLDESDSSGWEPLETEIDPEARTATATVESFSYFSVFHQQRWDDYLTETITLEDRHFADGDDGGGEPIAKADFVFVVDESGSMSGARIRNARTATQRFVAALAEDEQAGLVGYSTGASLIEGLTTDHDALNDSIDELSAGGLTNTGAGLTIGLEELESNGWENRSSVIILLSDGYTNRGPDPIAIAEDAADNDVEISTVGLGSSIDEQELQEIASITGGEYYHVEDADDLPDTFERVADNRTEPTLRDTNGDGIPDAVAEANPVIPRLFDRYYGALSDLPRINIDPVARDTSGDGLADNETIDVEYRVFTEDGETKLETRVTDAVAHPALLDTANNGLTDYEEVMVWGTDPWRADTSGDGFIDSVDPAPLEETTPPEMHT